The Mauremys reevesii isolate NIE-2019 linkage group 1, ASM1616193v1, whole genome shotgun sequence genome segment cacaggggcggctctagcaatttcgccgccccaagcagggcggcacaccgcggggggcactctggcggtcgccggtcccgcggctccggtggacctcctgcagatgtgcctgcggagggtccgctggtcccgtggctccggtggagcatccgcaagcacgcctgcgggaggtccaccggagccgcctgccgccctcccggcgaccggcggagcgccccccgcagcatgccgccccaagcctggagccggccctggctgcacaGACCATGCTGCTGAATGCTGCAGGGCACCTCCAGGGACAGCTCCCCGGCCTGTGTCCTGCTGCTTTAACCCCTGGGGCTGCAGTCAGTGCAGGCCTGTACAATGCAACCCCCCCCAGGGGCCTCGTCAGCAGTTGGGACCCCTGGCTCTACTGGCATGGGCTCCCCAGCTCAGGTTAAAAGACCCAGCTGAGAGCCAGATGCAGATTCGGGGCAGTTGCTCCTTCATTTGATAGCCTGGTGCCCTGTGCACAGGCAGAGCAGCCCACCCCTGTTGGAGCAGAGGCAGCCACAGCACCCCACAGCTCTCAGACCTCCTGGGAGGCCACGTCTCTAGGGGGCTGCAAACACCCGTTTAActtgcatcagaggggtagccgtgttagtctggttctgtagaagcagcaaagaatcctgtggcaccttatagactaacgttTAACTTGCGTCGCTCTCGCCTGTTTAGGGCCTTAGCGAAGAAGGCAGGAGGAAAATGCGGTGTCCCAGCTTGccgctctgtgggctgctctgcgTTTGGCTGCCTCTCTTCTACAGCCGGCCGGTGAAAATCGACAAGGTCAAGGCCGACACCAAAAACCTCACGCGAACCATCATAGCCCGGATCCAGGAGCACCAGGTACGAGGGGGCGAGCCGGGCGGAGGATCAGTGGGGCGATTGGGTCAGCTCATGGAAGGATTCCTCTCCCGGCACTGCTGTATTTCACCCTTGGGGCACGAACAGACTCCTGGGGCCAGGCCCTCTGCGGGTGGAAAGTAACACCCGGCCCGAGAAGGCAGTGGGCCccgccagctgaggatccggcccaGGGAATCAAACTGGACACGACTGCGGGTGCCGGGTTGACAAGTCTGTAACTGCCCACCCCGTCCTGAGACCCTTCCCCGGGGGGACGGTTCCACTGTCCCTGAGCTGGCTGGAAGGGAGCCTTCCCCGAGGGTCAGCATGAATCTCCCTTGCTCCCTGGGACAGCCCTTCTCTGCCCTGCACTGAGGACAGACAGCTGGGGTGTCATGTCCTGGCTGCTGTCCTTATCTCTGCggcagggaacacacacacacacacttctctagTACGTGCTACTTCCATCATCCGCGTTCCCCTGCTCCGAGCCCTTCCAGGCCTTGTCCTCCCTAGCACTGAGGGGCCCAAGCCTAGGATGGCTGACCATGTGAGTTCTCCCCCGAGGCACGGCTATCTCTCTGCTCCAGGGATCTCCCATCAAAGGATCTCCATGCTCCAAGCTCCTGGCACTCACTGAGCAGGTTAGGAGGGGCCCAAGGACGGCCACGTGCCAGTGGCAGAGAGGGAAGAAGGAGCCAGCTCCCAGGCTCTGTGGTTTAACCGCCCGTCCTTCCTGCAGCCCCAAAGTGAGTCATTTGCTGCCACGTTCTGCAAACGCTCACTTGACTTTGCCCACTGGACGCCCCGACACTGCCCACTGTGCTGCATTCCTACCtgggggcagtggcggattagccagTGGGACGACAGGGCCCATGCCTAGGGCCCCCGGCCAATTGTGGGGCCCCGGAAAAAATCCGCTGCTGGGCGGCGGAAGCCTGGCGCCCCAGCAGAAGCACCGTGTGGGTGGGTCGGGGAAGCCGCAGCGCCTGGAGCCCGGCTGAGGCCCGGGATTGGAGGTGCTCTCGCTCACTGCCACGGCTTcagggctgggagagctctcactccccgctgcagccctggggccgTGGGGGGGGCAGAGCTTCTCTGATCTTTGCGGGGTGCAGAAAGGAGCAAAGGGGTTGCAGGGCCATAGTAGGAGGCAGAATGGGGTGGGACCACAGGCGGAAGGGgtgaggagcccccccccccacttgctgtGTCCGAGGGCCCCATGAAACCTTAATCTGCCTCTGCTTGGGGGATCCCAGGTAACTCTCCGATGGAAGccagggcaggaggcagcaggaggcagTTAGAACCAGCCCCTGTTTGTGACCTAGACACATGGCACATGtgtttcctcccccctctccccccgcctcaCACATGCTGTAGGAGGTGCCTTCAAAGGCAGCATAGCAAGGGGCCCAGCCAGTCCATGGCCGCCGGTGTGGCCTTCCCCGCGCCTTTGCGATGGAGTTTGTCGTGCTCCAGGAAGAGCATGCAGGCCTTTCGAGAGCTGTCTGAGCTACCGGGGCTGATCCCCGGAGCGCAGCCGTGCCATAGCCCTTAGCCAAACAGCCCCTGCGGAGAAGAGAGGGCGGCTTGCGTGGCTAACTAGCCTTCTCCTCCATGCAGCTCTTCCCGCTGAACTTGAAGATAAATGGACTTGACTTCATCCCCGGAGAGCGACCCTTGGAGAGCTTAGACTCCATGGACGAGACCTTGCAGATATTCCAGAGGATCCTGCCCAGCCTGCCCATGGAAAACGTGCCAGTAGCACAAATCTTCAACGACATAGAGAACCTCCGGAGTCTGATCCAGACCTTGGGTTCTCACCTCAGTTGCACCTTCCACAAATCCTCTAACCTGGACGCTCTGGGGAATCTGACAGAGCTGCTGACTACCTCTCCTTACACCACTGCCGTGGTGGCGCTGGACCGGCTCCAGAAGTGCCTGCACAGCATCGTCAAACATCTGGATCACATTCAGAGCTGCTAGAGGAGAACGGCTGCATCACCAGCTGACTGAAAGCCTTGAATGGGACATCTTTGTTCTAGGTTCTCCTGTAAGTCAGCTGCAGAGCACCACCTCTGGCCCGCTGCTCTGAATGTCAGAATTTTCATTCCCACACGTACTTCCACTGAGAGAAAATACACCAAGGACTTTACCTGGTGCCCGGCCATACCCTCCTTGCTGTCCTTCTAGCAAGGAGCAGAATACTGAGGCCTGAGGACTCTCACCGCCACTGGAAGTTTGCAAACACAGTTTGTCTGTGATCTGAACTGCTACCTATGCCAAAGAGAAGTTTACTGCTCTCCTGTAAGGAGCACAAGGCCGGCTATCCAGGAGCTACCATCATGCCTTTGTTGTAGGAAGTCTATGCCTGGAGCAGTTTGccagtatttatttattgtatctgtatttttttaatttaagtttgaaatgggctgcactgacccagtgGCCTCTCTGTGGCGCTGTGCGCCTGTGGGGGGTGCGGAGCCTAGCGTTCTCTTCCTGGGCCAAGAAAGGGGGGAGCGTTACATACGTGGCCCACGCCGCCTGATGGGAGGGGACCAGAAGTTTAGCATCACTCCTTCTGGATGACTTGAAAGTGGCAAGGTCCCATCCAACCCAAAGTGACGGGGGGCTGGCGGAAAACTCCATGGAGGTGTGACCTGCTCGCTTGTTGACGTGTATATTTATTTCTTCTATGATCTGTTTTGAAGTAAAGTTAATTTCTCTGTTGCTGATCTGGTCCATTGGCCCCGACGAGGGGATTTCACTGCCTTTCAGTTTGTACCTGGAAAACTCGGGCAAACTTTGCTCAGAGAAACCAGCAAGCGTCTTAGCGCTTTCGGTCGAAAGCACCGATCAGTACCAGGTCCTGTCCGGAGACAGGCCCATCGGTGTGCGTCCGTTCCAGCCATGgcagggctccgtccccagccaGTCAGGGGTGCCTGGGTTTCATGCGGGGGGTGAGGCTGCCTGCACTGGGCTCTCAGAGGGACAGCCCCCAAGgcagggaggaagttgagctcCTCAGACCTGCTCACAGCCTGAAGCCGGAAATGACATCTCTTCATGCAGGGGTTATCCCAGTTACCCGACACTGCTAGCCTCTCCCGTTAATTGCCTGTTGTCTGCCTGTGCAAAGGGGGTTGTTTGCTGCACCCCCGCAGCTGGAT includes the following:
- the LOC120378844 gene encoding leptin; the protein is MEPAQRGGEASREGLSEEGRRKMRCPSLPLCGLLCVWLPLFYSRPVKIDKVKADTKNLTRTIIARIQEHQLFPLNLKINGLDFIPGERPLESLDSMDETLQIFQRILPSLPMENVPVAQIFNDIENLRSLIQTLGSHLSCTFHKSSNLDALGNLTELLTTSPYTTAVVALDRLQKCLHSIVKHLDHIQSC